TCTACGACAGGTACTCGAGGCGGCTCCTCGTCAGCTTGGCTGCAGTCGTCTGGGGTTTCACCTCGCTCATCAACGCACTATCAAGGTCGTTCGCGGAGTTCTTCGCAACCCGTCTCTCAACGGCTGTCAATGACGCCGCTCCACCGGGCATGTCGAGCCTTGTCCTCGACTACTTTGAGCCCGAGCGTCGGGCCAGAGCCATGGGCATCCTCAACACGACAGGCCCTCTCGGCGCCATTCTAGGCACCGTTCTCTCCCTTAGCCTCGTCTCAGCCGGCCTTTCCTGGAGGTACGCGTTTTACATCACCGGCTCGATCGGCATCGTCACCGGTCTCCTGCTCTACTTGTTCGTGAGGGACGTGCCGCGCGGGAGCAGCGAGCCGGAGCTTAAGGGCTTGCTGTCAAAGGACGTCTTTAAGGCTAAAGTTTCAGACTTGGTGAAGCTGACTAGGAATAAGTCCCTCCTGCTCCTCTACCTTCAGGGCTTTTGGGGCGTGTTCCCGTGGGCCGCGATAACGTACTGGATCATAACTTACATGCAGAACGAGCGCGGCATGAGCCCTGAAGCCATCATGGTAACGATGGTCGCCTGGTTGGTAATGATGGCCGCCGGAAACCTATTCGCAGGGTATATGGGGGACGCTCTGTACAGGAGGACGATCCGGGGGAGGGCGATCTACGGGGCCATCATCGTCTTCCTCTCAGCCGTGCTGATCCTCCTGACGATGAGGGCCAGATCGGAGTGGGAGTTCTTCATCTTCGGCATCGCGACAGCCTTCGTGATACCGCAGGCCGGACCCCAGGTTTCAGCGATGTGGGGCGACATTGTGGAGCCAGAGCTGCGCTCTAGCGCGGCCTCCTTCCAAGCCTTCTTCGAGAACATTGGGAGCAGCTTCGCCCCCGCTATCGCGGGATACCTAGCTGCAAGGTGGAGCTTGGGCGAAGCGATACTCTGGATCGGAGTATCCACTTGGCTGCTATGCTTCGCGTTCTTCACGCT
This portion of the Thermofilaceae archaeon genome encodes:
- a CDS encoding MFS transporter, with amino-acid sequence MAKHRALVLAIFVLFLLFHQADRFVISAVAPQVMEDFHVEYFELGLVFSLTGFIAAILYPVWGFLYDRYSRRLLVSLAAVVWGFTSLINALSRSFAEFFATRLSTAVNDAAPPGMSSLVLDYFEPERRARAMGILNTTGPLGAILGTVLSLSLVSAGLSWRYAFYITGSIGIVTGLLLYLFVRDVPRGSSEPELKGLLSKDVFKAKVSDLVKLTRNKSLLLLYLQGFWGVFPWAAITYWIITYMQNERGMSPEAIMVTMVAWLVMMAAGNLFAGYMGDALYRRTIRGRAIYGAIIVFLSAVLILLTMRARSEWEFFIFGIATAFVIPQAGPQVSAMWGDIVEPELRSSAASFQAFFENIGSSFAPAIAGYLAARWSLGEAILWIGVSTWLLCFAFFTL